The proteins below are encoded in one region of bacterium:
- a CDS encoding monovalent cation:proton antiporter-2 (CPA2) family protein, producing the protein MAVTGRGAAEAHPHHAGLVVAAESHGVELGQVVALLGAGVAAVTVFKRAGLGSVLGYLAAGLAIGPYGLGLFTDPQAILHTAELGVVMFLFVIGLEMQPSRLWKLRAQIFGLGVAQVLACGGMVTGVGVALGMTPVVAFIAAMGFTLSSTAIVMQLLDERGETASSRGQQVVSILLLEDLAIVPLLALVAFLAPGGTEVGSSRLEGVLIGLASILALVAAGRWFLNPFFRLLAAAHAREVMTAAALLVVLGAALLMQLGGLSMAMGAFLAGVLLSESTFRHQLEADIEPFRGILLGLFFLAVGMALDVGVVMRAWPTIVLGVVAFMGAKAATIYVVARLSGSSHADGLHRAALLAQGGEFAFVLYSAAAGVGLFVQETNAVLTTTVIVSMALTPVLVLALRWFEPAEPASLEGVAVPFGLDGCVLMIGFGRFGQVASQSLLARGYNVSIIDTDIDMIRNAAGFGFQVYYGDGTRLDVLHASGAGRARAIAVCVDDQAAANKIVELVQSEFPLAQLLVRAYDREHALHLIQHGIDHYVRETFESAMAFGEKALQVLGVPEDEAAAVADEIRARDAERVELEVAGGLQAGTALVLGNAGKPTPVPLTRPRRAARALSDATARAMGAPDGAEVGSER; encoded by the coding sequence ATGGCTGTCACGGGTCGCGGCGCAGCCGAAGCACATCCCCATCACGCAGGGTTAGTCGTGGCCGCCGAATCCCACGGCGTGGAGCTCGGACAGGTCGTCGCACTGCTCGGCGCCGGCGTCGCCGCCGTCACCGTCTTCAAGCGCGCCGGGCTCGGCTCGGTGCTGGGCTATCTCGCTGCCGGACTCGCCATCGGGCCCTACGGGCTCGGGTTGTTCACCGACCCGCAGGCGATCCTGCACACCGCCGAGCTGGGCGTCGTCATGTTCCTCTTCGTGATCGGGCTCGAGATGCAGCCGTCGCGATTGTGGAAGCTGCGCGCCCAGATCTTCGGGCTGGGCGTGGCGCAGGTGCTCGCCTGCGGCGGCATGGTCACCGGCGTGGGCGTGGCGCTCGGCATGACGCCGGTGGTCGCGTTCATCGCCGCCATGGGCTTCACGCTGTCGTCGACGGCGATCGTGATGCAGCTCCTCGACGAGCGCGGCGAGACGGCGTCGTCGCGGGGGCAGCAGGTGGTGTCGATCCTGCTGCTCGAAGACCTCGCGATCGTTCCGCTGCTGGCGCTCGTGGCCTTCCTCGCACCCGGGGGGACCGAGGTCGGCTCGTCGCGGCTCGAGGGCGTGCTGATCGGCCTCGCCTCGATCCTCGCGCTGGTCGCGGCCGGACGCTGGTTCCTGAACCCGTTCTTCCGCCTGCTCGCGGCGGCGCACGCGCGCGAGGTCATGACGGCGGCGGCGCTGCTCGTCGTCCTCGGAGCGGCGCTGCTCATGCAGCTCGGCGGGCTGTCGATGGCGATGGGCGCGTTCCTCGCGGGCGTGCTGCTGTCGGAGTCGACCTTCCGTCACCAACTCGAAGCCGACATCGAGCCGTTCCGCGGCATCCTCCTCGGGCTCTTCTTCCTGGCCGTGGGCATGGCGCTCGACGTCGGCGTCGTCATGCGCGCCTGGCCGACGATCGTGCTCGGCGTGGTCGCGTTCATGGGAGCCAAGGCGGCGACGATCTACGTCGTCGCGCGCCTCTCGGGGTCGTCGCACGCCGACGGCCTGCATCGCGCAGCGCTCCTCGCCCAGGGCGGCGAGTTCGCGTTCGTACTCTACAGCGCGGCGGCCGGCGTGGGCCTCTTCGTCCAGGAGACGAACGCCGTTCTCACCACGACGGTGATCGTCTCGATGGCGCTGACGCCGGTCCTCGTGCTCGCGCTGCGCTGGTTCGAGCCCGCGGAGCCCGCGTCGCTCGAAGGCGTCGCCGTGCCGTTCGGGCTCGACGGGTGCGTCCTCATGATCGGATTCGGCCGCTTCGGGCAGGTGGCGAGCCAATCCCTGCTGGCGCGCGGATACAACGTCTCCATCATCGACACCGACATCGACATGATCCGCAACGCCGCCGGCTTCGGCTTCCAGGTCTACTACGGCGACGGCACGCGGCTCGACGTGCTCCACGCCTCGGGCGCGGGGCGGGCGCGCGCCATCGCCGTGTGCGTCGACGACCAGGCGGCGGCGAACAAGATCGTCGAGCTGGTCCAGTCCGAGTTCCCGCTGGCGCAGCTGCTCGTCCGGGCCTACGACCGCGAGCATGCGCTGCACCTGATCCAGCACGGCATCGACCACTACGTGCGCGAGACGTTCGAGTCGGCGATGGCGTTCGGCGAGAAGGCGCTCCAGGTGCTGGGCGTGCCCGAGGACGAGGCCGCGGCGGTCGCCGACGAGATCCGGGCCCGCGACGCGGAGCGGGTCGAGCTCGAGGTCGCGGGCGGCCTGCAGGCGGGGACGGCGCTGGTGCTCGGCAACGCCGGCAAGCCCACCCCGGTGCCGCTCACCCGCCCGCGGCGCGCGGCGC
- a CDS encoding glutathione S-transferase family protein — protein MVRLYDYLESGNGYKVRLVLGQLGIPFQRVELDITQGATRTPEFLAKNPNGRIPTVELEDGTFLAESNAICWYFAEGTPLLPNGRLAHAQVLQWMFFEQYSHEPNIATVRFWKHTHVDEERARLLPGKEKAGHAALAVMEQHLGSRTFFVGERYTIADVALYAYTHVAGEGGFDLAPYRAVRAWLSRVAAQPKHIPITQG, from the coding sequence ATGGTTCGTCTCTACGACTACCTGGAATCCGGCAACGGCTACAAAGTCCGGCTCGTCCTCGGCCAGCTCGGGATCCCCTTCCAGCGGGTCGAGCTCGACATCACGCAGGGCGCGACCCGGACGCCGGAGTTTCTGGCGAAGAACCCGAACGGGCGCATTCCGACCGTCGAGCTCGAGGACGGCACGTTCCTCGCCGAGTCGAACGCCATCTGCTGGTACTTCGCGGAGGGCACGCCGCTCCTCCCCAACGGCCGTCTGGCGCACGCGCAGGTGCTCCAGTGGATGTTCTTCGAGCAGTACAGCCACGAGCCGAACATCGCGACGGTGCGTTTCTGGAAGCACACGCACGTCGACGAGGAGCGTGCCCGCCTGCTGCCCGGCAAGGAGAAGGCGGGCCATGCGGCGCTGGCGGTGATGGAGCAGCACCTCGGGTCGCGAACGTTCTTCGTCGGCGAGCGCTACACGATCGCCGACGTCGCGCTCTACGCCTACACGCACGTGGCCGGGGAGGGCGGCTTCGACCTCGCGCCCTACCGCGCGGTGCGGGCATGGCTGTCACGGGTCGCGGCGCAGCCGAAGCACATCCCCATCACGCAGGGTTAG